AGAAGCCAGCGAGGACGCTGGAGGAAGCTGCAAGTTGCGCTTCCATCTTGAAGGGGGAGGCGTTACCGGGGCCCCAACGGTGTGAAAGAGCTGAGTGGCAGATTGAACAAGTGAATAGATGCTGACGCTGAACTTCGAttgtctataatttaatatttttataattcacttTCGCTCCAGTCTTCTTATAAGTAACacgtcatattttaatatcattgtaataagttttgtgtaataaataataatttttaaaaagaccttTTATGATCGTCCGAACATAACTATCGCAATGACTTTTAATATGCTTTCCctatttttgtttatacatttttaaaagatcaGTCGGACCAGAAAAGAACTGTCTGGCCTACTGTGCAGAGTATGTGTGTGTCGATTGAAAGAGAAAATTAtatcttttaccagtgggagaatctaatgtgtaagcatgagtgtgtttcggtctgaagggcgccgtagcaagtgaaatttaCTTTGActtcttacgtctcaaggtgacaagcgctaTTCCCACGAGAGTCCCACGTCACGCGCTCGTCTCTCTTCCTCTCCTCGTCGATCTTCTTACCGATGGGGCACATCACCTTGTGTATCTGCTGGATCTGGTCCTCCACGCTGGACGTGTGTCCGTCCCACGTCACGCACTCATCTCTTTTCCTCTTATCTTCTTACCGACGGGGGCACCTCGCCTTGTGTATCTGCTGGATCTTGTTCTCCACGCTGGACGTGTGTCCGTCCCACGTCACGCGCTCGTCTCTCTTCCTCTCCTATCTTCTTCCCGACGGGGGCACCTCGCCTTGTGTATCTGCTGGATCTGGTCTGCTCATCTCTCTTCCTCTCCTATCTTCTTACCGATGGGGGCACCTCACCTTGTGTATCTGCTGGATCTGATCTGCTCGTCTCTCTTCCTCTCCTATCTTCTTACCGATGGGGGCACCTCACCTTGTGTATCTGCTGGATCTGGTCCGCTCGTCTCTCTTCCTCTCCTATCTTCTTACCGATGGGGGCACCTTATCTTATGTATCTGCTGGATCTGGCCCACTCGTCTCTGTTCCTCTCCTATCTTCTACCGATGGGGTCACCTCACCTTGTGTATCTGCTGGATCTGGTCCGCTCGTCTCTCTTCCTCTCCTAACTTCTTACCGATGGGGGCACCTCACCTTGTGTATCTGCTGGATCTGGTCCTCCAGCGTGATGTGCGCGCGCGCCGCCCTGGTGGCCGCCTCCACGCTGGACGTGTGTCCGTCCCATGTGACCCGCTCGTCTCTCTTCCTCTCCTCCTCGCCGATCTTCTTACCGATGGCCGTCTCCTCGTCTCCCACACCGAATATGTCCGTACGACGCTCCGCGAGCTGTGCAAATAATTGACAATCAGTATTCATTCAATAACTAACTTCGCAGGTTGCAGTAGCATAGCAGGGAGTAAAAATTGGATCAAATTTGCTTGCTAATTTTATGACATAGgtataaattgtaaatagcGGGGCGAAAAAAAAACCGCGCAGCCATGATTTACCGATAAAACCCAAACTGAATTTAAATTCGTGTGTTAGGTTTCGGTTGGATTTCAGAAtgcaaattaattataatgagaCGAATATTCAAACCAAATAAGACATTTATCTACATAGTGGGACCAGACATTTTATAGCGTCTTCAATTAATATCCATTGTAGACTGCTGTGGTGTGGACTACGGTCGTGATACTAAGGTTACCTTTCggataaaaattgaaatattacacGGAACCATCATACCTGTTTAAGTGAAGCCTCAATGGCAGCGCCAGGAGCGAGGGCTTCGTCGCGATCGGTTCTCTCAGCGGCCGCACGGTCTCTCTGCTCCAACCAGCGCGGGTCCAAAAGTCCGATTCTGACGTGATCTGCGACCTTGTTAGCAGGAATCTTCTCTCCTGTGATCGGTGAGACCAGCCATTCTTCACTTGCAGGGGCCGGTTGTGGCCTGGCTCGTTTAGGATCGTACTTCTTAACAaccacccgatcagcccgcggCGGTAACAAAGCCTCTTCTGGGGCAGCCTTAGGAGGCTCCGGAATAAGCTCATCTTCAGACGACGAGCTATCTTCTTCCATGTCTTGAACACGATTGTCATCAGGCCGCTGTTGCTGTTGGGTTCGATCTTCCATCTCAGCCAAATCATCATCGGAATCTGATTCCGATTCGGATTCTATCTGCATTTCTGTGTCATCTTCTTCATTGCCTTGATTGACATCTTCGCCGCGCTCCTGAGCCAGAATTCGAGCACCGACTTCTAATGGGGTGGTCGGTGGAGGAAAATCACCAAGTTCGCCAGCTGGATAGTCAACAGTTTCAACTACTACAAAGTCGTGCCAGTCAATAGAAGCGTATGCCAGCCGTTCTTTTTCAATCCTCGCTTCGTCCGCGGCTTTACGCTTAGCCTGGTGAGAATGCCATGCAGCTCTAGTACGTGCCTGCTCCAATACACCACTACGGATCTCGGAGCTCAACTTTGAAACAAGTTCCTTTGGAGGAAGAAGTACTTTCGTGTACTGTTCTAAAAGACGAGTGAAGTACTGGAAGAGTGAATGTTGGGGTCTAAGGAAGTCAAACTGATGGTTACGCTCTTCCTTCTTCATTAAGTCTGTAAGAAACTGTCTCCCATTTCTGGCAACAAATTGTGCTGTTAATTTAACTATGTCAAGTTCAAGCGCTGATATTGATGGTGGGTCAGCAATGAACTCAAAGTCTGGAGGAGGATC
This portion of the Leptidea sinapis chromosome 32, ilLepSina1.1, whole genome shotgun sequence genome encodes:
- the LOC126974386 gene encoding splicing factor 3A subunit 1; translation: MTAPQRPGLAPATAAKQQELLKAAAPLEPAPPRDPPPDFEFIADPPSISALELDIVKLTAQFVARNGRQFLTDLMKKEERNHQFDFLRPQHSLFQYFTRLLEQYTKVLLPPKELVSKLSSEIRSGVLEQARTRAAWHSHQAKRKAADEARIEKERLAYASIDWHDFVVVETVDYPAGELGDFPPPTTPLEVGARILAQERGEDVNQGNEEDDTEMQIESESESDSDDDLAEMEDRTQQQQRPDDNRVQDMEEDSSSSEDELIPEPPKAAPEEALLPPRADRVVVKKYDPKRARPQPAPASEEWLVSPITGEKIPANKVADHVRIGLLDPRWLEQRDRAAAERTDRDEALAPGAAIEASLKQLAERRTDIFGVGDEETAIGKKIGEEERKRDERVTWDGHTSSVEAATRAARAHITLEDQIQQIHKVKGLLPDEEKEKIGPKPVPASSRNAPRPPPAPATRGPAPVLLQPMPPLMVIPPIPRPPLIPTPVGPPFGFVPNVVGNVVNVPIPEDDEPMSKRARTEDALEPENSWLAKHPGTAIIQVSLPSLPDRSEWRLDGRTLQLSVPLSTSAGELKNMVQRNTQMPTAKQKLQYEGLFFKDSNTLAYYNVPPGAVVNLQVKERGGRKK